A stretch of DNA from Micromonospora sp. NBC_01813:
CCGGCAAGGGCGTCCGGGTCGCGGGAACTGGTCGCCGCCCAGATCACCGCGTACCGCTCGCCCTCCGGCGTCTTGGCCGGCACGTCGATAGTGACCTCGACAACCGCCTGTTCGTACGGTGCCAGGTCCAGCACCGGTTCATCGACCTTGGTCCACGAGGTGAGTTCGTTGCCGCTGCCCGCGCTGGCGAAGCGGAACTGCCCCTGCTCGATGCTGGCCGCGCCGGGGTAGACCTGGATCCGTCGATCCTCGGCGGACTTGTTCACCACCAGGATCTGCCGGCGGATGCCGGTGCCGGGCGGCACATGGTCCACGATGTACCGATGGGCCCGAGGATCGGCCCGCCGCTGGGCCGGCGCCTCCAACAGTTGGACGCCGATGGCTCCTTCCGGCGCTGGCGCCCGGCTGGTGCCGGCCCAGGCGACGAAGCCCGGGCCGGCGACGCAGCACACCGCGGCGATGAGGGTCGCCCATCGACGCCAGCGACGGTCAGGCAACCGAATGGGTCACCGTCCCGGTGTAGGTGCCGGCGACGTTGGCCAGCGGCACGTTGACTTCGAGCGTCGGGTTCCAGGAGGCCGAGTTGTTGCCGGTGCCGCCGGCGTGGGTGAACGCGGTGATCGGTGTCACGTCGCTGAGTGGCAGGGCCGCACCCGCGTTGGCCTGTCCGGGAGTGAAAGTGCCGTTTCCGGTGGTGGCGGTCGCTGCCCCCGACCAGTAGTCGATGTTGCCCGGGGTGACGATCTCGCTCGCGTCGCCACCGTCGTCGGTTTCGAAGTCGGTCGCCTCCACCTCGGCCTCCCAGGACGCGTCGGCGGCGGCCCGGGTGTCGTCGACGGTGACCGCGCCGAGTTGGCCGGTGATCGTGGTGCCGGCGTCGCCGTTGCCGAGGTCGGCCGTGGCCGGGACAGTGATGTCCAGGGTGCCGGCGTCGACGTCGAACGTCGTGGTGGTGTCGCCGGTGTCCTGGGCGACAGCCGGAGCGGCGGAGAGTCCGACGATGGCGGCGGCCGCCGCGGCGACGATCAGAGCTTTACGGGTACGCATGGCTTCTCGCTTTCCTGTGGTGGTTGTGCAGTGAGTCGGCGACTGCACGGCATCTGTGCGGACCGGTCCTGCGGGCAGGCCGGATCGTCGTGGCGGGAGGCTCCTGCCACGTACGGCTGGTCGGGGTGGGCGCTGTCGGGCCCGGTCAGCGCACGGCCGTGTCCAACTGGTCGGCGCCGTACCGGTCGATGTACTGCTCGAGGGTGTCGTTGCGGACCGCGCTCCAGAAGTCGACGCCGCGTTCGGTGTCCAGCCACATCACCCACTGGTCGCCGACGAACCCGGTGGACGCCACCGGGGCGGTGACGAACCGGACGTCGTTGCGGATGTTGTGCAGGTCGAGGGCGACCCGGCGAAGCTTGTCGTTGGTCAGGCCGTCGTCGACGGTGACGGTCTGGGTGGCCGCGTCGAGCAGCCCGCCGAGCTGTCGCGGGCTGGTGAGGGTGTCCCGGTCCAGGACCTCGGTCAGCATGGCCCGCAGGTAGTTCTGGTGGCGGCGCATCCGGTCGAAGTCGCCTTCGGGCAGGCCGTGCCGCTGCCGTACGTACTGGACCGCCTGATCGCCGTTGAGCCGCTGTGGTCCGCTCGGCCAGCCGGCGTGCAGGTCCAGGCTGGGCGTGCCGGCCGGGATGTCGACGGTCACGCCGCCCACCGCGTCGGTGAGGTCGCGCAGTCCGGCGAGATCCATCAGGGCGACGTGGTCGATCCGTAGCCCGGTCACGTTCTCGACGGTCTGGACGGCGAGGCTGACGCCGCCGAGGGCGTACGCAGAATTGATCTTGAAGTTGTCGTGTCCGGGGATCGGCACCCAGGAGTCCCGGGGGATCGACACCACGTACGCCCGTTCGCGGTCGGCGGTCAGGCGCACGACCATCAGCGAATCGGTCCGGCCGGCCGGCTCGGTGGCGGAGTCGGCGCCGGTCGCGCTCGCCGCCTGGCTGTCGATCCCGGCGAGCAGGATGGTCAACCCTTCGGGGGTCGGTGCCGGTCGTTGCTCCGCCGGGATCGCGGCGAACGGATCGGGGAACCTTTCGATCTCGCCGAGGTAGTGGTGGCTGACCGCGGCGATGCCGCCCGCCACGGCGAGCGCGGTCACCACCAGACCGGTGATGCCGAGCAGGGCGATGCGGCGCAACCGTCGGGGAGACCGGGGAGGTTGCGGCCGTCGGTGCTGGCCGCCTGCGGCGGGTGACACGACGACGGTCGCGTCCGGCGTCGGTGGGCTGTCGGCGTGGTCCGGGTAGGTGTCGGCTGGCATCGGCTCGGCGCCGGTGGTCGCCGACGGTCGCAACGATTCGATCCACTGTTGGTGGTCGGGCCACTGCTGGCCGTACGGCGGCTCCGGCTGCGGAGCCCACTGCGGCTGCTCGGGCCACTCTGGTCGGTCGTGCCACTGCTGCTGGTCGTCCGGTCGTCCGGTCACTGCCCTCACCTCTGACCTCGTCGATTCGAGACTCAGACTAACCAGACATTCAGTATCTATCAGGAGAATCGTCCGATAGCTCCAGGGAATCCGGGGACAGGTGGGGCGCCTGGTTTCCCGGACCGGAGTACGGGACGTCGCCTCGGCCGCTAGCGTCGTGCCGTGTCATCCATAGTCGGAATTGTCGGAGATGTCGGTGATAGTGGCGAGCTGGTCACCCGGCTCGCCGCCGCCTGCGTGCCGCACCACGGACAGGACATCGAGCGCTACCTGGACCAACAGGCCGCGATCGCCGTGCGCTGGTCCGGGGCCGACAGCTGGCCGGGAACCGCCGGGTGGAGCACCGCCACCGGCACCTCGCGTACGGACCTCGCCCCCGCCGCGGACCGTGACGCCATCGTGGTCGGCACCACCGGCAGCCTCGATCTGACCGACCTGTACCGGCGCCACGGTGACGACCTGGTCCACCACCTGACGGGTGGGTTCGGCGTCGCGGCGTGGGACCGCCAGCGGCAACGACTGATGCTGGCCGTCGACCGCACCGGACAACAGTCGCTGTACTGGCGGCTCAGCGGCGGCCGGCTCAGCTTCGCCTCCCAGCTGCGCGCGCTGCTGGCCGACCCCAGGGTCAGCCGGGAGGTCGACCCGGTGGCGCTGCACCACTACCTCACCTACCGAAACGTACCCGCGCCGTGGTCAATCTTCGCCAGCATCCGCAAACTGCCGCCCGGCACCCGGCTGATCTGGGCAGGCGGCCGGGTCACCCTGCACCGCTACTGGGACCTCGACGCCCAACCGCAGCCGGTCGCTCCCACCATCGACGACGCGGCCACCGAGCTGCGCCAACGGCTCACCGACGTGGTACGTACCCAGCTGCCGGCCACCGGGCGACCGCAGGTCCTGCTCTCCGGTGGGATCGGCGCGTCACTGGTCGCCGCCGCCGTGGCCGCCAGCACCACCGGCCCGATCCGCACCTGCACGGTCGCGTTCGCCGATCCCCGCCTCGACCAGCGGGCGGCGGCCCGCGCGGTCGCCGGGCACCTCGGCGCCGACCACCTGGAGTGTCTGGCACCGGGGGTGGACCCGTCGGTTCCGCAGCAGATCGCCCGGTGCTTCGACGAGCCGTACGGCGACCCGGCCGCGATCACCGCCTACCTGGTCGCCCGGCAGGCGGGGGTACGGCTGACCGACGCCTTCAGCGGCATCGGCGGTGCCGTCGTGTACGGCGGCTTCCCGCACCACCTGCTGCTCGGCTGGCTCAGCCGCTGGCCGGACCGCGCGGGCGGACTGCCGTGGCTGCAGCGCACCGGCGCCGCGTTGGTCGGCCGCAGCGAGTCCGGTACGCCGGTCCGCCGGCTCGGCCGGCTGCTCGAGGTCGCCGGCTGCCCGCCACCGCAGCGGTACACCCGGATCGTCGGTCAGTGCAGCGGGGAGCAGAAGGACGCGCTGTACACCGATGAGCTGCGGTACGAACTGGCCGAGGTGGACAGTCGCCGGCTCGCCGAGGCGGCCTACCTCGCCTCGTCCGGCAGCGCCCAGCTGACCCGGATGATCGACGCCGATGTGCGTGGCTACCTGCCCGGGGCGGTGCTGAACCGCTGGTCGGCGGTGACCGCCGGAGTCGGGCTGGGGCTGCGTACCCCGCTGCTCGACCACCGGTTGATCGAGTGGGCGATGGGGCTGCCGGCGGCGTGGAAGGTGCCTGGCCGCCGGCAGCACCTGGCGCGGCAGGCGGCGCTCGGCTGGCTGCCGGCCCGGCTCACCTCGGTCTGGCCGACCCCGGTCCCCGACAGCCTCCCGTTGGCGGGTTGGCTGCGTGGCGAGCTTCGGGAACTGGCCCGGGACCTGTTGACCGACCGGACCTGCCGGGACCGGGGGTTGTTCCGGCCGGCGGCGGTGCTGCGGCTGCTCGACGAGCACGAGGCGGGGCTCGACCACGCCGGTGAGATCTACGCGCTGCTGCAACTCGAACTGTGGCTGCGGCACTGGCAGGGCACCGTACCGGTGCTTCCGGCCGCCGGTCGCGTCGGCGACCTGGCGTCCGCTCCACCGGCGGGGTAACTACCTGCGGCTTCGCCCCTGCGGCAGGCGGTCCTACCGGTGCGGTAGGCGGCGACAACCGGGCGGTGACAGATTCGCGCAGGTGAAAGAGGCCTGGCTGGCTGGCCAGGGGGACCCGATCTTGAAAGAATCCGAGGTACGGCGACCCGCACGTCGGGCGTCGCTGTTCCTGCTGTGACTGTGGAGGTGGAGACCTTTTCATGGCCGACCCGACCCCCACCAAGGCGTCTGATCCCAACGAGCCAACCGAGTCGACCAAGCCAGCCCGGCCGGTAGCGGCCGACGGGCCGGCCAAGGCCGGCGAAGCCCGCCGGCCGTTCCAACTTTCGTCCTGGGCGGAAGCGAAGTTCATCGGCGACGTGCTCCGGATGGAGACCGTCGGCGGCGGACTGCTGCTGCTCGGCGCCGTCATTGCCCTGATCTGGGCGAACTCGGCCTGGGGTGACGCCTACTCCGAGCTGGGGCAGTTCGTGCCCTGGCCCGGCGGCGAAGCGCTGCACCTCGACGTCAACCTGGGTCACTGGGCGGCGGACGGCCTGTTGGCCATCTTCTTCTTCGTGGTCGGGTTGGAGCTCAAACGTGAGTTCGTCGCCGGCGAGCTGCGTAGCCCCCGGCGGGCCGCGCTGCCGGTGGTCGCCGCCGTCGGTGGCATGGCCATCCCGGCGCTCATCTACGTGCTGATCAACCTCAACACCGGTGACGGGGCGCTGCGTGGCTGGGCGATCCCCACCGCCACCGACATCGCGTTCGCCCTCGCGGTGCTGGCGGTCATCGGCTCCCACCTGCCGCAGGGCCTGCGCGCCTTCCTGCTCACCCTGGCCGTCGTCGACGACCTGCTGGCGATCACCATCATCGCCTTCTTCTACACCGAGCAGGTCAACTTCCTGGCACTCGGCGGGTCGCTGATTCCGCTGCTGATCTTCGCGTTGCTGCTGCGGGCCGGCAAGACCTGGTGGTGGGCGCTCATCCCACTCGCCGCCGTCACCTGGACGCTGATGCACGCCTCCGGGGTACACGCCACGATCGCCGGCGTCCTGCTCGGCTTCGTGGTGCCGGTACTGCCCCGCAAGGGCGAGCAGCACGGCCTGGCCGAGCACTTCGAGCACCTGTGGCGGCCGATCTCGGCCGGCTTCGCCGTCCCGGTCTTCGCCTTCTTCGCCGCCGGGGTGTCGCTGCGCGACGGCGGCATCGGATCGGTGCTGACCGACCCGGTGGCGATCGGCGTCATCGCCGGTCTGGTCCTCGGCAAGACCATCGGCATCCTCGGCGCGACCGCGTTGATGACCCGCTTCACCCGCGCCGATCTGGGCGGGCTGAAATGGATCGACATCCTGGGGGTGTCGCTACTGGCCGGCATCGGCTTCACCGTCTCGCTGCTCATCGGCGAGCTGGCGTTCGGCGCCGGCAGCGACCGCGATTCGCATGTCAAGGCGGCGGTGCTGATCGGGTCGCTCACCGCCGCGGTCCTCGCCGCGCTGATCCTGGTCCAGCGCAACAAGGTCTACCGGCGGATCTCCGCCCGGGAACGGCAGGACGTCGACGGCGACGGGATTCCGGACATCTATCAGCAGCCGGACCCGCCGGACGTCACCGAGGCCGCCGACGATCCCACCGCGACCGACCCCGACGGCACCCCGAAAGATCCCGACGGTACGCAGAAAGCGGCCCGCAACGACGGCCGCTGAACAAGCTCGGTCACGGCGGCCCCGCGATCCCTCACTCGAGGGACAGGTCCAGCAGCGGCTGGAACGCGGGGCCGCCACTGCCGCCGAGTCCGATCCGGCGGGTCAACCGGACCGACTCCAGCATCCGCCGGTCGTGCGTGACCAGCAGCAACGTGCCGTTGAACGACTCCAACGCCGACTCCAACTGCTCGATCGCCGGCAGATCCAGATGGTTCGTCGGCTCGTCGAGCACCAGCAGGTTCACCCCGCGCGCCTGCAACAACGCCAACGCCGCCCGGGTCCGCTCACCAGGCGAGAGCGTCGCCGCCGGCCGCAGCACGTGGTCGGCCCGCAACCCGAACTTCGCCAGCAACGTACGAGCCTCGGCGGGAGCCAGATCGGCGGCCGCCCGGAACGCGTCCAGCACCGGCTCGTCGCGCAGGAACAACCCCCGTGCCTGATCCACCTCGCCGACCACCACCCCCGGGCCGAGCCACGACTCACCCGAGTCCAGCGGCAGCCGGCCCAGCAACGCGGCGAGCAGCGTCGACTTGCCCGACCCGTTCGGGCCGGTGATCGCCACCCGGTCCGCCCAGTCGATCTGCAGGTCCACCGGGCCGAGGGTGAATTCGCCCCGGCGTACCACCGCTTGGCGTGCCACCGCGACCACCGCGCCCGAGCGGGGTGCGGCGGCGATCTCCATCCGCAGCTCCCACTTCTTGCGCGGCTCCTCGACCACCTCCATCCGCTCGATCATCCGATCGGTCTGTCGGGCCTTCGCCGCCTGCTTCTCCGACGTCTCACCCCGGAAGTTGGCGACGAACTTGTCGTTGTCGGTGGCCTTGCGGCGGGCGTTGCGCACGCCCTTCTCCATCCAGGCCCGCTGGGTACGCGCCCGGGCCTCCAGGCCCGCCCGGGTGTCGGCGTACTCCTCGAACGCCTCCCGGGCATGCCGGCGGGCCACCTCACGCTCCTCCAGATAGCCCGCGTACCCGCCGCCGTAGTGGTTGACCTGCTGCTGGGCGAGGTCGAGCTCCACCACCCGGGTCACCGTGCGGGCCAGGAACTCCCGGTCGTGCGACACCAGTACGGTGCCGGCGCGCAGCCCGGTCACGAACTGCTCCAGCCGGGCCAGCCCGGCCAGGTCCAGATCGTTGGTCGGCTCGTCGAGCAGCACCACGTCGTATCGGCTGAGCAGCAGCGACGCGAGCTGGGCGCGGGCCGCCTGGCCGCCGGAGAGCGCCGTCATCGGCCGGTCCAACGCCACCGTGAGGCCGAGGTCCGCGACCACCTGCCCGGCCCGTTCGTCCAGGTCGGCACCGCCGAGGTCCAGCCACCGCTCCAGCGCCACCGCGTACGCGTCGTCGGCCCCGGCGCCACCGACGGACAGCGCCTCGGCCGCGGCGTCCATCGCCTGCTGCGCCGCCGCCACCCCGGTCCGCCGGGCCAGGAAGTCGCGCACCGTCTCACCCGGACGCCGCTGCGGCTCCTGCGGCAGCAGACCGACGTTGGCCGTCGGTGGATTCCGGGTGACGGTGCCCGCCTCCGGCGGCTCGGCGCCGGCCAGGATCCGCAGCAGCGTCGACTTGCCGGCACCGTTCGCGCCGACCAGCCCGATCACGTCCCCCGGGGCGACGACGAGGTCGAGTCCGGCGAAGAGTTGCCGGTCACCGTGTCCGGCGGACAGGTCCTTGACGATCAGTGTGGCGCTCATGGCCCGGCGATCGTAGCCGCTGGCCGGCACACTGTGCTGCATGATTTCCACGCTGGCGATCGACTGCGGCGGCGGCGGCATCAAGGCGTCGGTGCTCGACGAGACCGGCACCATGCGGGCCCGGCCGATCCGGATACCCACCCCGTACCCGCTGCCGCCACCGCTGTTCGTCGAGACCCTGCGCGAGCTGGCCGGCCGGCTGCCGGCGGCCGACCGGGTCACCGTCGGGATGCCGGGGATGATCCGCCACGGCGTGGTGGTGGCCACCCCGCACTACATCACCCGGGCGGGTCCGCGTACCAAGATCGACTCTTCGCTGCGCGGCGAATGGTCCGGGTTCGACGCGCGGTCGGCGCTGTCGGCCGCGTTGGACCTGCCGGTGCTGGTGCTCAACGACGCCGAGGTGCACGGCGCCGGCGTGGTCGCCGGGACCGGCTGCGAACTGGTCCTCACCCTCGGCACCGGGCTGGGCTGCGCACTGTTCGACGGCGGCCGGCTCGCCCCGCATCTGGAGCTGTCCCAGGCGCCGGTGCGCTGGGGGCAGACCTACGACACCTACGTCGGCGAGCACGAACGGCGCCGCCTCGGCGACGCGTTCTGGTCCCGGCGGGTACGCGGTGTGGTCGACGGCCTGCGTCCGGTCTTCCAGTGGGACCGGCTCTATCTCGGCGGCGGCAACTCGCGGCTGGTCCGCCCCGAACAGCTGGCAAGGATGGGCGACGACGTCGTGGTGGTGCCGAACACGGCCGGGATCGTCGGCGGCGTACGGGCCTGGACACTGATCCCGCCTGACTGATCCGGCCTGGCCTGGCTGATCCCGCCTGACTGATCTGCGGCCGATTGTCCGGAAACTGATCTGGTGACCGATGGATGTCTGGGGCGGGAACAGTCGCATTCCTGCCGTGGTTGTGCCAGCGTCAGGGTTGTCGGTGATCGCGACCTGATACTGATGGCGACCGGAAAGGTGGGGCGGCCATGGATCTGTTGGAGGAGTACCGCCGGGCGAACCTGTACTTCGACTCCGGTGACCCGTCGGGGGCGGCGCGGCTGCTGGAGCCGATCATCGCCGCCGAGCCGGACAACTCGGCGGTCCGCCAGTTGCTGGCCCGCGCCTACTTCCAGTCTGCGCAGCTCGGCCGGGCCGAGGAGCAGCTGCGGGAGCTGATCGCCCGCGACCCGAGCGACCACTACGCCCACCACGTGCTGGGCCGTACCCTGGAGCGACTCGGCCGGCCGTCGCAGGCGCTGCGGCACCTGCGGCTCGCCGCCGCGATGCGTTCGGAGCACTCGGACTACCTGGCCGCGCTGCACCGGGTCGAGGCGAAGGTCAACGGAAGGGTGCCGTGAAGCTCAAACTGGACCTGCACGACATCTTCAACCGTGGTCAGGACATCGACCGGGCGTTGAAGGGGATCATCGACGAGGCGGTGGCCAAGAAGGCCACCCTCGTCGAGATCATCCCTGGCAAGGGCTCCGGCCAGCTGAAGAAGCGGGTGCTGCGGTTCCTCGACCAGAAGGAGATCAAGCAGCTCTACCACCGGGTGGAGAAAGACTCGAAGAACTTCGGCCGGCTGTTCATCCACTTTCGCTGGAAGTGACAGCGGCCATGGCGGCGGCCGGGTCGTCGGCGAAGAACCGGATCGTCCGTACGGGTGCGATGCGGCCCAGCGGGCGGACCACCCGGACCGGCTCGGCGAGCTCCATCACCAGGTTGGTCTGCGAAATGGCCGACACCACCAAGGTGTCACCGTCGACCAGGATGGTGCCCTGCTCGTTGTAGTTGCGCACCATCCGGAGCTCGGTGACCAGCCGGCGCGGCACCCGCACATCCAGGAAGGCGGCGGACCGGACGCGGATCTCATCGGGCCCGATCACGTGTGGTCGGGTCACGGTCGCGGCGATCACCGCCAGAGCTATCAGTACGCCGTACGCGTCGAGCAGCAGGATCGCGTGTCGCAGCCAGGCCGGCGCACCGATCGCCCGCAGCAGCAGCTCCACCGCCACCAACTCGACGATCGACACCACCAGGAACATCACCATCGTCGAGGCCACCGCCCCGGCGTAGGGCACCGCCGTCGCCGACTCCGGTACGCCGTGCCGCCGACGGCGTACCCACAGCCAGAGGCTGACCAGGCCGGCGCCTTCGAAGCCGGCCAGCCGGCGCAGCACCACCCCGAGCCGGCGCAGGCCGCCGACCTGCTCCGCTGCCACCCGACTGCCCGGCTGGGCGGTCATCGCTGGCCCCGTAGCCGGGCGACCAGCAGCCGGAACACCTGGGCCTGGGCGGGAGAAAGCTCCCCGGTGATGGTGGTCAGCCACTGGGCGGCCTCCGTGTCGGCCGCGTTCGTGGTGATCGCCTCGGTCATCTCGACCGGCAGGTAGCCCTCCAGGTCGGCGGCGAGCGACGCCACCCGCGCGTCGCTCGGGTCGGCGTCGGCGACCTCGTCGAGCCGCTGATAGAACTCCGTGGTCCGGGCCAGCATGTCCGGCTCGGTCAGCGGCTGGAACAGCGCGCTGAACTCACTCCGCTGCTCCGGCTCGACCCGGGTGTCCAGCAGGGCCAGCATCTCGCGGTCGAAAGCGGCGAACGCCGAGCCGCCGGTCGGCAGGCGGCGCAGCACCGCCGCCATCTCCTCGGACACCGTGGCATCGGCGTCCAGCTCCTCGACCGACTCGCCGGCCGCCAGCAGCGCGGCGAGCCGTTGCCGCTGGCCGGCGATCGCCGCCTGCTGGCGGGCCAGGTCGTCATCGAGCTCGGTGAGCACCTCGCGCAGCTCCCGGCCCCGGTCGTCGGCGAGCACGTCGCGGATCTCGTCGAGTGACAGCCCCAACTCGCTCAACCGGCGTACCCGGGACAGCGCGACCGCGTCCCGCAGCCGGTACTCCCGGTATCCGTTGGACAGCCGCTCCGGCTCGGGCAACAGCCCCAGGTGGTGGTAGTGGCGCACCGTCCGGGTGGAGACCCCGACCAGCGCGGCAAGCTCGCCGATTCGCATGCCACCAGTAGAAACCTTGACGCTACGACAAGGTCAAGCCAACTGTGAACTCCCGGTCTCACCGCTCTTCGGCGAACTGCTCCAACAGGTCGACCGCGACGGCGACGCCCTGCTCGGCGCGGACCTGCTCGCCCAGCCGATGCGCGGCGGCGATCATCGCCGGATCGTCGAGGGCGCGGCGAATCGCGGCGGCCAACCCGGAGGCGGTCAGCTTCTGCTGGTCGATCGGCTCCGGTGCGACACCCAGGTGCTGCATCCGGCGGCCCCAGAACGGCTGGTCCGCGACGAACGGGCAGATCACCTGGGGTCGGCCCGCTCGGATCGCGGCGGCGGTGGTGCCGGCACCACCGTGGTGCACGATCGCCGCCATCCGGGGAAACACGACGTCGTGGGGCAGGTCCCCGGTCGCGAACACGTCCGCCGCCGACGGTATCTCCTGCAGTCCGCCCCAGCCGGTGGCGAGCACACCGCGTACGCCAGCGAGCCGCAACGCCTGCACCACTTCCTGCGTCGTGGCCACCGGAGCCGGACCCGCCATGCTGCCGAAGCTGACGAAGACCACCGGCTCGTCGCCGCGATCCAGAGCGGCGGCCACCGGATCGGGTACGGCCGTCGTCGCGTCTGCTGACGTGTCCATGAACCAGTAGCCGGTGACCCCGGCGGTCGGCGGCCAGTCGGCGGGGCGGGGCAGCACCGCCGGGCTCACCGCATGCAGGACGGGAGCAGGCTGGCCGTCCGCGCGGCGCAGCGGATCGTGCCGGCCGCGTCGTCGAGGTAGGCCGAGGCCGGCGCGCCACTGGTCCACGGTCCGACCGAACACCACGGTCACCGCCTTCATCCCGGCATAGGTCGACCGGTTCAGCCACGCCGGCAGCCGGTTGGGCAACTGCTGGCCAGGCCAGGGGAACTGCCGGGTGGGCACGTACACCGGTGTCGGCAGAGCCAGGACCGCTGGCACACCAAGTTTCTCCGCGATGTGCTGACCCGCCATGATCTGGCCGTTGTGCACGATCAGATCGGCCCCCGCACCCACCCCAGTGGAGGCCACCTGCCAGCAGTCGTCGAGCACGGCGGTGACCATCGCCCGCATCCTGCGCATCAGGGCGAACTTCGCGCCCACACCACCGGCGGCCACCTCGGTTACCGTGCTGGAGCTGTCCAGGACCCGCAACGGGCCGTCGTCCACTCGGGCGAACGCCACCCCGTGCCCGGTGACAAGATCAGCGAACCGCGCAGGCGCCGCCAGCACCGCGTGATGGCCCCGGTTCCGCAGTTCGCGGGCCAGCGCCACGAACGGCTGCACGTCGCCACGGGTTCCCAGAGTCAGGATCAGGACCTTCATCGTCAGTCTCCTGGGGACGTCGGTGCGTACCTCCCCAGTATGTGCGCGGGGTCACGGACGTAGTAGACGGGCGGAGTGCAGAAGCGTCAGCGGCGGTAGACGTCCGGGAACGCGGCGATGGCGGTTTTCAGGTCAGCCAAGGGTCCGCCGTCGATCGGCGGGCGGGCGGCCAGCAATGCGTGGGTGCCGCGCAAAGCCGCCACCGTGTAGCCATCCTCGGACCCCCGGCACAGCAGCGCCAGGTCG
This window harbors:
- a CDS encoding LCP family protein, which produces MTGRPDDQQQWHDRPEWPEQPQWAPQPEPPYGQQWPDHQQWIESLRPSATTGAEPMPADTYPDHADSPPTPDATVVVSPAAGGQHRRPQPPRSPRRLRRIALLGITGLVVTALAVAGGIAAVSHHYLGEIERFPDPFAAIPAEQRPAPTPEGLTILLAGIDSQAASATGADSATEPAGRTDSLMVVRLTADRERAYVVSIPRDSWVPIPGHDNFKINSAYALGGVSLAVQTVENVTGLRIDHVALMDLAGLRDLTDAVGGVTVDIPAGTPSLDLHAGWPSGPQRLNGDQAVQYVRQRHGLPEGDFDRMRRHQNYLRAMLTEVLDRDTLTSPRQLGGLLDAATQTVTVDDGLTNDKLRRVALDLHNIRNDVRFVTAPVASTGFVGDQWVMWLDTERGVDFWSAVRNDTLEQYIDRYGADQLDTAVR
- a CDS encoding asparagine synthetase B family protein, encoding MSSIVGIVGDVGDSGELVTRLAAACVPHHGQDIERYLDQQAAIAVRWSGADSWPGTAGWSTATGTSRTDLAPAADRDAIVVGTTGSLDLTDLYRRHGDDLVHHLTGGFGVAAWDRQRQRLMLAVDRTGQQSLYWRLSGGRLSFASQLRALLADPRVSREVDPVALHHYLTYRNVPAPWSIFASIRKLPPGTRLIWAGGRVTLHRYWDLDAQPQPVAPTIDDAATELRQRLTDVVRTQLPATGRPQVLLSGGIGASLVAAAVAASTTGPIRTCTVAFADPRLDQRAAARAVAGHLGADHLECLAPGVDPSVPQQIARCFDEPYGDPAAITAYLVARQAGVRLTDAFSGIGGAVVYGGFPHHLLLGWLSRWPDRAGGLPWLQRTGAALVGRSESGTPVRRLGRLLEVAGCPPPQRYTRIVGQCSGEQKDALYTDELRYELAEVDSRRLAEAAYLASSGSAQLTRMIDADVRGYLPGAVLNRWSAVTAGVGLGLRTPLLDHRLIEWAMGLPAAWKVPGRRQHLARQAALGWLPARLTSVWPTPVPDSLPLAGWLRGELRELARDLLTDRTCRDRGLFRPAAVLRLLDEHEAGLDHAGEIYALLQLELWLRHWQGTVPVLPAAGRVGDLASAPPAG
- the nhaA gene encoding Na+/H+ antiporter NhaA — encoded protein: MADPTPTKASDPNEPTESTKPARPVAADGPAKAGEARRPFQLSSWAEAKFIGDVLRMETVGGGLLLLGAVIALIWANSAWGDAYSELGQFVPWPGGEALHLDVNLGHWAADGLLAIFFFVVGLELKREFVAGELRSPRRAALPVVAAVGGMAIPALIYVLINLNTGDGALRGWAIPTATDIAFALAVLAVIGSHLPQGLRAFLLTLAVVDDLLAITIIAFFYTEQVNFLALGGSLIPLLIFALLLRAGKTWWWALIPLAAVTWTLMHASGVHATIAGVLLGFVVPVLPRKGEQHGLAEHFEHLWRPISAGFAVPVFAFFAAGVSLRDGGIGSVLTDPVAIGVIAGLVLGKTIGILGATALMTRFTRADLGGLKWIDILGVSLLAGIGFTVSLLIGELAFGAGSDRDSHVKAAVLIGSLTAAVLAALILVQRNKVYRRISARERQDVDGDGIPDIYQQPDPPDVTEAADDPTATDPDGTPKDPDGTQKAARNDGR
- a CDS encoding ABC-F family ATP-binding cassette domain-containing protein, whose amino-acid sequence is MSATLIVKDLSAGHGDRQLFAGLDLVVAPGDVIGLVGANGAGKSTLLRILAGAEPPEAGTVTRNPPTANVGLLPQEPQRRPGETVRDFLARRTGVAAAQQAMDAAAEALSVGGAGADDAYAVALERWLDLGGADLDERAGQVVADLGLTVALDRPMTALSGGQAARAQLASLLLSRYDVVLLDEPTNDLDLAGLARLEQFVTGLRAGTVLVSHDREFLARTVTRVVELDLAQQQVNHYGGGYAGYLEEREVARRHAREAFEEYADTRAGLEARARTQRAWMEKGVRNARRKATDNDKFVANFRGETSEKQAAKARQTDRMIERMEVVEEPRKKWELRMEIAAAPRSGAVVAVARQAVVRRGEFTLGPVDLQIDWADRVAITGPNGSGKSTLLAALLGRLPLDSGESWLGPGVVVGEVDQARGLFLRDEPVLDAFRAAADLAPAEARTLLAKFGLRADHVLRPAATLSPGERTRAALALLQARGVNLLVLDEPTNHLDLPAIEQLESALESFNGTLLLVTHDRRMLESVRLTRRIGLGGSGGPAFQPLLDLSLE
- a CDS encoding ROK family protein translates to MISTLAIDCGGGGIKASVLDETGTMRARPIRIPTPYPLPPPLFVETLRELAGRLPAADRVTVGMPGMIRHGVVVATPHYITRAGPRTKIDSSLRGEWSGFDARSALSAALDLPVLVLNDAEVHGAGVVAGTGCELVLTLGTGLGCALFDGGRLAPHLELSQAPVRWGQTYDTYVGEHERRRLGDAFWSRRVRGVVDGLRPVFQWDRLYLGGGNSRLVRPEQLARMGDDVVVVPNTAGIVGGVRAWTLIPPD
- a CDS encoding tetratricopeptide repeat protein, translating into MDLLEEYRRANLYFDSGDPSGAARLLEPIIAAEPDNSAVRQLLARAYFQSAQLGRAEEQLRELIARDPSDHYAHHVLGRTLERLGRPSQALRHLRLAAAMRSEHSDYLAALHRVEAKVNGRVP
- a CDS encoding Smr/MutS family protein, whose amino-acid sequence is MKLKLDLHDIFNRGQDIDRALKGIIDEAVAKKATLVEIIPGKGSGQLKKRVLRFLDQKEIKQLYHRVEKDSKNFGRLFIHFRWK
- a CDS encoding MerR family transcriptional regulator yields the protein MRIGELAALVGVSTRTVRHYHHLGLLPEPERLSNGYREYRLRDAVALSRVRRLSELGLSLDEIRDVLADDRGRELREVLTELDDDLARQQAAIAGQRQRLAALLAAGESVEELDADATVSEEMAAVLRRLPTGGSAFAAFDREMLALLDTRVEPEQRSEFSALFQPLTEPDMLARTTEFYQRLDEVADADPSDARVASLAADLEGYLPVEMTEAITTNAADTEAAQWLTTITGELSPAQAQVFRLLVARLRGQR